From the genome of Metarhizium brunneum chromosome 4, complete sequence, one region includes:
- the HEM2 gene encoding Delta-aminolevulinic acid dehydratase: MSFSSLVQDLALRDGGSRRPAPPASISTVDDRTSHISRAMSYTSTAATSVSISGDIGSQLHGGYFHPLARSWQAERQLTKSMFIYPIFITDGENDMNLVPSLPGQYQLSVDKLVPFLEPLVHKGLRSVMLFGVPMKPGTKDALGSAADDPEGPVIQAIRLIRRRFPQIFICTDVCLCEYTSHGHCGILRDDGSLNNQLSVDRISDVAIAYAKAGAHCVAPSDMNDGRIRAIKLKLIEEGIAHKTTLMSYSAKFSGCLYGPFRDAAGSAPSFGDRKCYQLPPSGRGLARRAIIRDITEGADIIMVKPAGQYLDIISDAKDLGKDLPIAAYQVSGEYSMIHAAAKAGVFDLKAAAFEATESILRAGATIVVSYFTPQFLDWLEN, encoded by the exons ATGTCTTTCTCGAGTCTGGTTCAGGACCTCGCTCTCCGCGATGGTGGCTCTCGTCGACCGGCCCCACCCGCTTCCATCTCCACGGTCGATGACAGAACTTCACACATTTCTCGAGCCATGTCGTACACTAGCACCGCTGCCACTAGCGTCAGCATCTCTGGTGATATCGGAAGCCAGCTGCATGGCGGCTACTTCCATCCTCTTGCCCGTTCATGGCAGGCTGAGCGCCAACTGACCAAG TCCATGTTCATTTACCCAATCTTCATTACCGATGGCGAGAATGACATGAATTTGGTACCCTCACTGCCTGGCCAGTATCAGTTGAGCGTTGATAAGCTCGTGCCGTTCCTCGAACCCCTCGTCCACAAAGGCCTTCGTTCTGTCATGCTTTTCGGTGTCCCCATGAAGCCTGGCACCAAGGATGCTCTCGGCAGCGCTGCTGACGACCCCGAGGGTCCTGTAATCCAGGCTATCCGCCTTATCCGACGCCGATTCCCCCAAATATTCATCTGCACCGACGTTTGTCTATGCGAATATACCTCTCACGGTCATTGCGGTATTCTgcgagacgacggcagcctGAACAACCAGCTTTCTGTTGATCGCATCTCTGATGTCGCTATTGCCTacgccaaggccggcgcTCACTGCGTTGCCCCTTCAGATATGAATGATGGGCGTATTCGCGCCATCAAGCTTAAGCTCATCGAGGAGGGGATTGCACACAAGACTACATTGATGTCCTACTCAGCCAAATTCTCAGGTTGTCTCTACGGCCCCTTCCGTGACGCCGCTGGTTCCGCCCCGTCTTTTGGAGACCGAAAATGCTACCAGCTTCCACCAAGCGGTCGCGGTCTTGCTCGCCGCGCCATTATCCGTGACATTACCGAAGGTGCCGATATCATCATGGTCAAGCCCGCCGGCCAATACCTCGACATCATCAGCGATGCCAAGGATTTGGGCAAGGATCTTCCAATTGCCGCCTACCAGGTCAGTGGTGAATATTCCATgatccacgccgccgccaaggctggTGTGTTTGATCTTAAGGCTGCTGCTTTCGAGGCCACTGAGAGTATCCTCCGGGCTGGTGCTACCATTGTTGTCAGCTACTTCACTCCCCAGTTCCTGGATTGGCTGGAAAACTAG